One genomic segment of candidate division WOR-3 bacterium includes these proteins:
- a CDS encoding glucosaminidase domain-containing protein gives MRPKSDKFIMENYEVFKKVADMFDFDYKILLTHAAHETNWGTKVKGNNYFGIKAGKYWKGDTIDFVTHEYINGEKIRIVDKFRAYKSIEDSIIDYCKLIKNSKRYKEAYEARKNPDKYFYYLYKAGYATNPNYVTYLKLTYEIVVDRLKKLGLEV, from the coding sequence ATGCGACCTAAAAGTGACAAATTTATAATGGAGAACTATGAAGTATTTAAGAAGGTTGCTGATATGTTTGACTTTGATTATAAGATTTTATTAACACATGCTGCACATGAAACTAACTGGGGAACAAAGGTCAAAGGTAATAATTATTTTGGTATAAAAGCAGGTAAGTATTGGAAAGGCGATACTATTGATTTTGTAACTCATGAGTATATAAATGGTGAAAAGATTAGGATAGTTGATAAATTCAGGGCTTATAAATCTATTGAAGATAGTATTATTGATTATTGTAAACTTATAAAGAATAGTAAGAGATATAAAGAGGCTTATGAAGCAAGAAAAAATCCAGATAAGTATTTTTATTATTTATATAAAGCAGGTTATGCAACTAATCCAAACTATGTTACTTATTTAAAGTTAACTTATGAGATAGTTGTTGATAGATTAAAAAAGTTAGGATTGGAGGTATAA
- a CDS encoding phage/plasmid primase, P4 family produces the protein MSQQDIYLELYNIMSKNNYDVDKSLKMLLNSKKSTIEKLNINIDELEKYAKNIAEIFYNLPEIQEKYENEKIIEYLSKYLNEEDLESIKNILNSNTEIDTGLKEIEKTDIGNSIRFANYYAGDILYSIEHDKFYKWDGKRWKQTSITEIEYLATEMINKRIEELKQYLSMINSLELKKEIEDNIKWYLKSSSGERIKKMVRLARGNPLISINFSIFDKNPYHINTPTGIVDLRTLEVIENKKEMYITRITNVGYNKNAKCENWKSFLKDIFISDSLIDFIQKALGYSITGDTTENVLFLMYGIGANGKTTFLNTIKYILGDYAKTTSFDTFIVNKNHIRNDIARLHGARFIIASESEEGQRIAEALVKQFTGGDFITARFLYHEFFEFKPEGKIWLSTNHKPDISGVDYGIWRRILLIPFTVVIPPEKQIKNFYQKYLLPEAEGILNWIIEGAHRWIHEGLKPPDEVKVATEEYKYEMDILQQFLEDMCEINEEKYVSNKDLYKSYEEWCKVNGLKPLSHKKFTLMLKDKGFSQLRQGKERTRLWKGLTLKENQELEF, from the coding sequence ATGTCACAACAAGATATATATCTTGAACTTTATAACATTATGTCTAAAAATAACTATGATGTTGATAAATCTCTAAAAATGCTCCTGAATTCAAAAAAATCAACAATAGAAAAACTTAATATAAATATAGATGAACTGGAAAAATATGCAAAAAATATAGCAGAAATATTCTATAACCTACCCGAAATACAAGAAAAATACGAAAATGAAAAAATTATTGAATACCTATCTAAATACCTAAATGAAGAAGACCTTGAATCAATTAAAAATATACTTAATAGCAACACAGAAATTGATACAGGACTTAAAGAAATAGAAAAAACAGATATAGGAAACTCTATAAGATTTGCTAATTACTATGCTGGTGATATTCTTTACTCTATTGAACATGATAAATTTTATAAATGGGATGGTAAAAGATGGAAACAGACATCTATAACAGAAATTGAATACCTTGCAACAGAAATGATAAATAAAAGGATAGAAGAACTAAAACAATATTTATCAATGATAAATAGTTTGGAACTAAAAAAGGAAATTGAAGATAATATAAAATGGTATCTTAAATCATCATCTGGTGAAAGAATTAAAAAGATGGTTAGACTTGCAAGAGGTAACCCTTTAATAAGCATAAATTTCAGTATCTTTGATAAAAATCCTTACCATATAAATACACCAACTGGTATAGTTGACTTAAGAACACTTGAAGTTATTGAAAATAAAAAAGAAATGTATATCACAAGGATAACTAATGTTGGATATAATAAGAATGCTAAATGTGAAAACTGGAAATCTTTCTTAAAAGATATATTTATCAGTGATAGTTTAATAGATTTTATACAGAAAGCACTCGGATACTCAATAACTGGTGATACAACCGAGAATGTTTTATTTCTAATGTATGGTATAGGAGCAAATGGTAAAACAACATTCTTGAATACAATAAAATATATACTTGGTGATTATGCGAAAACAACAAGTTTTGATACCTTTATAGTTAACAAAAATCATATAAGAAATGATATAGCAAGATTACATGGAGCAAGATTTATAATAGCAAGTGAAAGCGAAGAAGGACAAAGAATAGCAGAAGCACTTGTTAAACAATTTACTGGAGGTGATTTCATAACTGCAAGATTTCTATATCATGAATTCTTTGAATTTAAACCTGAAGGTAAAATATGGCTATCAACAAACCATAAACCTGATATATCAGGTGTTGATTATGGTATATGGCGTAGGATATTACTAATACCTTTTACAGTAGTTATTCCACCAGAAAAACAAATCAAAAACTTTTATCAGAAATATCTATTACCTGAAGCAGAAGGAATACTTAATTGGATAATAGAAGGTGCTCATAGGTGGATACATGAAGGACTAAAACCACCAGATGAAGTAAAAGTAGCAACTGAAGAATATAAATATGAGATGGATATATTACAACAATTCTTAGAAGATATGTGTGAAATAAATGAAGAAAAATATGTAAGCAATAAGGATTTATATAAGTCTTATGAAGAATGGTGTAAAGTAAATGGACTTAAACCTTTATCACATAAAAAATTTACTCTTATGCTCAAAGATAAAGGATTTAGTCAATTAAGACAAGGAAAAGAAAGAACAAGATTATGGAAAGGCTTAACATTAAAAGAAAATCAAGAACTTGAGTTTTAG
- a CDS encoding site-specific DNA-methyltransferase, with translation MLYNAVYFGDYKEFADMIPDRSVDLILTDPPWSFRDKEIALLRDKSKTSLLLKGNYSSYLEFCKEMFNIFSRVIKLNGNVAIFHNLKMFPTLLVCSIKNGFKLNQFFVYVLKHKPGGKGVFQDKPQNRFVDVCEYISIFKLDDYKPYFDANSVIDLFPDNRVLNFYVVEEGRASKKLRYLAQKPEIILRIMVRALCPPGGIVYDPFLGSGTIIPVCIDEKRYIIGSEIDRLAQDLILHRIIESGAKIKILRKEMEEVKV, from the coding sequence ATGCTTTATAATGCTGTTTATTTTGGTGATTATAAGGAGTTTGCAGATATGATACCAGATAGGTCAGTTGATTTAATATTAACTGACCCACCCTGGTCATTCAGAGATAAAGAAATTGCTCTTTTAAGGGATAAAAGTAAAACAAGTTTATTACTAAAAGGTAATTATAGCTCTTATCTTGAATTTTGTAAAGAGATGTTTAATATTTTTAGCAGAGTAATAAAATTAAATGGTAATGTTGCTATTTTTCATAATTTAAAGATGTTTCCAACTTTACTTGTATGTTCTATTAAGAATGGATTTAAGTTAAATCAATTTTTTGTTTATGTTTTAAAACATAAGCCAGGTGGTAAAGGTGTTTTTCAGGATAAACCACAGAATAGGTTTGTTGATGTTTGTGAATATATTTCAATTTTTAAATTAGATGATTATAAGCCTTATTTTGATGCAAATAGTGTTATTGACTTATTCCCTGATAATCGTGTTTTAAATTTCTATGTTGTTGAAGAAGGTAGAGCAAGTAAAAAATTGAGATATTTAGCACAAAAACCAGAGATAATATTAAGAATAATGGTAAGAGCATTATGTCCACCTGGTGGTATTGTCTATGACCCATTTCTTGGTTCAGGCACTATAATACCTGTTTGTATAGATGAGAAAAGATATATTATAGGTTCAGAGATAGATAGATTAGCACAAGATTTAATTTTACATAGGATAATTGAAAGTGGTGCTAAAATCAAAATTTTAAGAAAAGAAATGGAGGAGGTGAAAGTATGA